One Borreliella chilensis DNA window includes the following coding sequences:
- a CDS encoding membrane protein has protein sequence MGSIRGLFCVSFLIVFTVFSFGQVENYKGKTIKGIDFEGLKNKKERDFIDVLKPYIGMVYSNELFDKLQIDLYSLDYFSGLIKPMFKVDGEDLFITFIVKEKSLVNSVIFSDSSRVFWNSELVEKVDIKTNEPLNLASVSKGLDKLEEMYKGMGYLEASVKFEIKEEENLVDVIFNIVAGPKYIIKGIDFEGNLSFKSSTLRKSLASRIVSLFSDGKYLKSNVDKDKRQLESFYKNNGYIDVKVINSTVDIKDSQRLEKEVFLKYFISEGNVFRFGKLEISGNSVFSLEELKNFITFREGDIFNDSKFEQDFAKIRESYFKEGYIFTEIIPSQKIRGEFVDLLIKILEKDKAHIESITVSKNKNTASHVILREIPLQEGDVFSLDKFKMGMVNLQQLGYFSNVIPDIVPSNTEGLMKINLNIEERATSNFGFGMNFGGNSNSSFPFSIFGQWELSNFLGEGYYFAARLNLSFLEQSLSLTFRDNWFFQKRWTVGGFVDFSHSVNTAYQDINGPIFSGKREVPDPFTSWEEYRDVKSFSDFNAMNYSLLKLSLGGFTGYTFSNYLGKQTLLGTLQTALKYVFYDNEVNRPSNYYLRDNYKTFRFENSLSLSAAWDTRNSTSLSNNGFLLKQQFDFFGGFLFGQSHFIKSATTFERYFSLLGYEDVFTPYFDIILTLRSVYSNILPPLGNGFEIEIQPHHHIVLSENFMQARGWGILKNIYSSFVNTVQISIPLLKNILVWDVSFIDFASYSLEGQENSLFRPFSSFAFSWGTGIRSLLPQLPLSFVIAYPFYFDNDKVNSYYKYFSGFKFFLGIEMRY, from the coding sequence ATGGGTTCAATTAGAGGTTTGTTTTGTGTAAGTTTTTTAATAGTTTTTACTGTTTTTAGTTTTGGACAAGTTGAAAATTACAAAGGAAAAACAATAAAAGGTATTGATTTTGAAGGACTTAAGAATAAAAAAGAGAGAGATTTTATTGATGTTTTAAAACCTTATATTGGAATGGTTTATTCTAATGAACTTTTTGATAAATTACAAATTGATCTTTATTCTCTTGACTATTTTTCTGGGCTTATTAAGCCAATGTTTAAAGTAGATGGAGAGGATCTTTTTATTACATTTATTGTAAAGGAAAAATCTTTAGTTAATTCTGTTATTTTTTCTGATAGTAGTAGAGTTTTTTGGAATAGCGAACTTGTTGAGAAGGTAGATATTAAGACTAATGAACCTTTAAATCTTGCAAGTGTTAGCAAGGGTCTTGACAAACTTGAAGAGATGTATAAAGGTATGGGATATCTTGAAGCTTCTGTAAAGTTTGAAATCAAAGAAGAGGAAAATTTAGTTGATGTTATTTTTAATATTGTAGCTGGACCCAAATATATTATTAAAGGGATTGACTTTGAAGGAAATTTAAGTTTTAAGAGTAGTACCTTGAGGAAATCTTTGGCATCAAGAATAGTATCTCTTTTCTCTGATGGTAAATATTTAAAAAGTAATGTTGACAAGGACAAGCGTCAGCTAGAGTCTTTTTATAAAAACAATGGGTATATTGATGTTAAAGTTATCAATAGCACTGTTGATATTAAAGATTCTCAAAGGTTAGAAAAGGAAGTTTTTTTAAAATATTTTATTTCAGAGGGCAATGTTTTTAGATTTGGAAAGCTTGAGATTTCTGGCAATTCAGTTTTTAGTTTGGAAGAATTAAAAAATTTTATTACCTTTAGGGAAGGTGATATTTTTAATGATTCTAAATTTGAACAGGATTTTGCCAAGATTAGAGAAAGTTATTTTAAAGAAGGGTATATTTTTACAGAAATTATTCCTTCACAAAAGATAAGAGGAGAGTTTGTTGATTTATTAATTAAAATTTTAGAAAAGGATAAAGCCCATATTGAATCTATTACGGTTTCTAAAAATAAAAATACAGCTTCTCATGTAATACTTAGAGAAATTCCTCTTCAAGAGGGAGATGTTTTTAGTTTGGATAAGTTTAAGATGGGTATGGTGAATTTACAGCAACTTGGCTATTTTTCAAATGTAATCCCCGATATTGTTCCAAGTAATACAGAAGGGCTTATGAAGATAAATTTAAACATTGAAGAGCGAGCAACAAGTAATTTTGGATTTGGTATGAATTTTGGAGGCAACTCAAATTCTTCGTTTCCATTCTCAATATTTGGACAATGGGAGCTTTCTAATTTTTTGGGCGAAGGGTATTATTTTGCTGCAAGACTAAATTTATCTTTTTTAGAGCAAAGTCTTAGTTTGACTTTTAGAGATAATTGGTTTTTTCAGAAAAGATGGACTGTAGGTGGATTTGTAGATTTTTCACATTCTGTAAATACTGCTTATCAAGATATTAATGGGCCTATTTTTTCTGGAAAAAGAGAGGTTCCTGATCCATTTACAAGCTGGGAAGAGTATCGTGATGTTAAAAGCTTTTCTGATTTTAATGCAATGAATTATTCTTTGCTTAAGCTTAGTTTGGGGGGGTTTACAGGGTATACTTTTTCTAATTATCTTGGCAAGCAAACTCTTCTTGGTACTTTGCAAACTGCTTTAAAATATGTTTTTTATGACAATGAAGTTAACAGGCCTTCAAATTATTATTTAAGAGATAATTATAAAACTTTTAGATTTGAAAATTCTCTTAGTTTGAGTGCTGCTTGGGATACTAGAAATTCTACCTCTTTATCTAATAATGGATTTTTACTGAAACAGCAGTTTGATTTTTTCGGTGGATTTTTGTTTGGCCAGAGCCATTTTATTAAATCTGCTACAACCTTTGAAAGATATTTTTCTCTCTTAGGATATGAGGACGTATTTACACCTTATTTTGATATTATTTTGACTTTAAGAAGTGTTTATTCAAATATATTGCCTCCTCTTGGTAATGGTTTTGAAATTGAAATTCAACCTCATCATCACATAGTTCTTAGTGAAAATTTTATGCAGGCTAGAGGTTGGGGCATTTTGAAGAATATTTATAGTTCCTTTGTGAACACTGTACAAATATCCATTCCTTTGTTAAAAAATATTTTAGTTTGGGATGTTTCTTTTATAGATTTTGCTTCATATTCTTTAGAAGGACAAGAAAATTCTTTGTTTCGACCTTTTAGTAGCTTTGCTTTTAGTTGGGGAACTGGAATTAGAAGTCTTTTGCCTCAATTGCCACTGTCTTTTGTTATAGCTTATCCTTTTTATTTTGACAATGACAAGGTTAATAGCTATTACAAATATTTTTCTGGGTTTAAATTTTTCTTAGGAATTGAGATGAGATATTGA
- a CDS encoding DNA mismatch repair protein MutS codes for MEKNVTPMMRQYLDIKKKYKDAIIFFRVGSFYEMFFDDAIEASKLLNLTLTKRENVPMCGVPYHTSKEYIRKLILFDKKVAICEQASNTTSGGPLEREVVEVVTPGVILDEDFLSDDSNNYLVAISDYKNYYSFSYIDLSTSSLGIIFYENSFFEKLKRDLEKYSPKEIIVSENFYYEYLEKLNLNRFLINKVPTWHLDKDVAIKTIKDHFNILGLNSLGFDEEKPYYISTFLIINHIKNNLKNLLSNIDKIDINNDSSYMFLDDVTQVNLELVKNNNDFSSQYSLYSVLNDCKTPMGKRLLREFILNPILNISEINTRLDHVEFFCKNISLTVTLREAFVSIWDIERIISRIQMKRYIKKDFLFIEKALSVFFLVKKLFDKHNFNYWDFDKSEEDSISKVYFLINSAISSSSEELIKRGYNLKLDSLKDLKINANKYIDEYLESERLRSKINNLKIRKTNNRGLFFEVTKSNYAQVPVHFIESQTLNSSKRYKTEKLISLEVDINNAEDSVVAFEQEIFDEIASNVVKHNKVIKKVSEFFAYIDLIVNFGYLAKKNEYKRPVLTCDKEIFLDKSRHPVVEHYVKNTEIFTENFVKINKEKYFCLITGPNMAGKSTYLRQVALITLMAHIGSFVPASKALIGITDKIFCRIGASDNIAKGESTFLVEMNETANILRNATEKSLIIMDEVGRGTSTNDGLAIAYSIVEYILDHIRARSLFATHFHELSTINHNAFINLSMKIEKQGNDLVFLREVEEKPSLNSYGIYVARIAGLPLRVIDRANVVLESLVNREGSSCLEFFSCIPSSSCDREILENDADVNVKLNQYLELKNFISNIDINNITPFQSIELLNQIVLKVASWSR; via the coding sequence ATGGAAAAGAATGTCACCCCAATGATGAGGCAGTATTTAGATATCAAGAAAAAATACAAAGATGCTATTATTTTTTTCAGGGTAGGCAGTTTTTATGAAATGTTTTTTGACGATGCCATTGAGGCAAGCAAGCTTCTTAATTTAACATTGACAAAAAGAGAAAATGTTCCAATGTGTGGAGTGCCTTATCATACTAGTAAGGAATATATAAGAAAATTAATTTTATTTGATAAAAAAGTTGCAATTTGTGAACAGGCGTCTAATACTACTTCTGGAGGGCCTTTAGAAAGAGAAGTTGTTGAGGTAGTAACCCCAGGAGTTATTCTTGATGAAGATTTTTTAAGTGATGATTCTAATAACTATTTAGTTGCTATTAGTGATTATAAAAATTATTATTCTTTTTCTTATATAGACTTATCTACTTCTAGTCTTGGAATAATTTTTTATGAGAATAGCTTTTTTGAAAAACTTAAAAGGGATCTTGAGAAATATTCTCCTAAAGAAATAATAGTTTCTGAAAATTTTTATTATGAATACTTGGAAAAGCTTAATCTTAATCGGTTTTTAATCAACAAAGTTCCCACTTGGCATCTGGATAAAGATGTTGCAATAAAAACAATAAAGGATCATTTTAACATACTTGGATTGAATTCTCTTGGATTTGATGAGGAGAAGCCTTATTATATTTCAACTTTTCTTATTATAAATCATATAAAAAATAATTTAAAAAATTTATTAAGCAATATTGATAAAATAGATATTAATAATGATTCTTCGTATATGTTTCTTGATGATGTAACTCAGGTTAATCTTGAACTTGTAAAAAATAATAATGATTTTTCTTCTCAATATTCATTATATTCTGTTTTAAATGATTGTAAAACCCCAATGGGAAAAAGGCTTTTGCGAGAATTTATTTTAAATCCAATTTTAAATATTTCTGAGATTAATACCAGATTAGATCATGTGGAATTTTTTTGCAAGAATATTAGCTTAACTGTGACTTTAAGAGAAGCTTTTGTTAGTATATGGGATATTGAGAGAATAATATCTAGAATTCAGATGAAAAGATATATTAAAAAAGATTTTTTATTTATTGAGAAAGCGCTTTCTGTGTTTTTTTTGGTAAAAAAATTATTTGACAAGCATAATTTTAATTATTGGGATTTTGATAAATCTGAAGAAGATAGTATTTCTAAGGTTTATTTTTTGATAAATAGTGCTATTTCAAGTTCGTCTGAAGAGCTTATTAAAAGAGGTTACAATCTAAAGCTTGATAGTTTAAAAGACTTAAAGATTAATGCAAATAAATATATTGATGAATATCTTGAATCAGAGAGATTGCGTAGCAAGATAAATAATCTAAAGATTAGAAAAACTAATAATAGGGGATTGTTTTTTGAGGTTACAAAGAGTAATTATGCGCAAGTTCCAGTACATTTTATTGAAAGCCAAACTTTAAATTCTTCAAAAAGATACAAGACAGAAAAACTTATTTCTCTTGAAGTGGATATTAATAATGCTGAAGACAGTGTGGTTGCTTTTGAGCAAGAAATTTTTGATGAAATAGCATCAAATGTTGTGAAGCATAATAAAGTTATTAAAAAGGTTTCTGAATTTTTTGCATATATCGATTTAATTGTAAACTTTGGCTATTTGGCAAAGAAAAATGAATACAAAAGACCTGTATTGACATGTGATAAAGAAATTTTTCTTGATAAATCTAGACATCCTGTTGTTGAGCACTATGTAAAAAATACTGAAATCTTTACTGAAAATTTTGTAAAGATTAATAAAGAAAAATATTTTTGTTTAATTACTGGTCCTAATATGGCAGGTAAATCAACCTATTTGCGTCAAGTGGCTTTAATTACTTTGATGGCGCATATAGGGTCTTTTGTGCCAGCTTCTAAGGCATTAATAGGTATTACGGATAAAATTTTTTGCAGAATTGGAGCGAGTGACAATATTGCTAAGGGGGAATCCACTTTTTTGGTTGAAATGAATGAAACAGCTAATATTTTAAGAAATGCAACAGAAAAGAGCTTGATAATTATGGATGAAGTTGGAAGAGGTACTAGTACTAATGATGGACTTGCTATTGCCTATTCTATTGTAGAATATATTTTAGATCATATTAGAGCTAGAAGTTTGTTTGCTACACATTTTCATGAGCTATCGACTATTAATCATAATGCTTTTATTAATCTTTCAATGAAAATTGAAAAGCAAGGCAATGATCTTGTCTTCTTAAGAGAAGTTGAAGAAAAACCATCTCTGAATTCTTATGGCATTTATGTTGCTCGAATAGCAGGACTTCCTTTAAGGGTAATAGATAGAGCCAATGTTGTCCTGGAAAGTTTAGTAAATCGAGAGGGTAGTTCTTGTTTAGAATTTTTTTCTTGTATACCTTCTTCTAGTTGTGATAGGGAAATTTTGGAAAATGATGCTGATGTTAATGTTAAGTTAAATCAGTATTTAGAGTTAAAAAATTTCATTTCCAATATAGATATTAATAATATTACCCCTTTTCAATCAATTGAGTTGCTAAATCAGATTGTTTTAAAAGTTGCTTCTTGGTCCAGATAG
- a CDS encoding competence protein ComF, with amino-acid sequence MSYLNVLKSIFLPFCSFCGKRYVYSDALCDQCKELFNFEIKFDGNLIYFFEYKEHYKSLILSYKKDGQKSIGRFLASGIAKCLSNIDFDQIVTVPCSFRRKLFYGFDHMEYIGILLNHFGFNYINIFSRKYGKSQKLMKGSLRLRNLENKIKLKSKYKNFQFKKIVLLDDIVTTGTSMCICEDLILQFGGHQVKRLSLAKSYNLV; translated from the coding sequence ATGAGTTATTTAAATGTTCTAAAAAGCATATTTTTACCTTTTTGCTCTTTTTGTGGAAAAAGATATGTTTATTCTGATGCTCTTTGTGATCAATGTAAAGAACTTTTTAATTTTGAAATCAAATTTGATGGGAATTTGATTTATTTTTTTGAATATAAAGAGCATTACAAATCTTTGATTTTGTCTTATAAGAAAGATGGCCAAAAATCGATTGGAAGATTTTTAGCAAGCGGAATTGCTAAATGTTTGAGTAATATTGATTTTGATCAAATAGTAACTGTTCCTTGTAGTTTTAGAAGAAAATTGTTTTATGGTTTTGATCATATGGAATATATTGGCATTTTATTAAACCATTTTGGCTTTAATTATATAAATATTTTTTCAAGAAAATATGGAAAAAGTCAGAAGTTAATGAAAGGATCTCTCAGATTGAGAAATCTTGAAAATAAAATTAAATTAAAATCAAAGTATAAAAATTTTCAATTTAAAAAGATTGTTTTACTTGATGATATTGTTACCACAGGAACATCTATGTGTATTTGTGAGGATCTTATTTTACAATTTGGAGGTCATCAGGTAAAAAGGCTTTCGTTGGCTAAATCTTATAATTTGGTTTAA